A portion of the Natrinema salaciae genome contains these proteins:
- a CDS encoding ABC transporter permease, translating to MNERVIAAKEFRELFFGYHGWIWSVFLLYPGYEMLVSEATVPSLGTVEAVAAYQGPVCILLGFLGCFLTYRTIVGERESGTILFLICQDCSRLEIVLGKLLGRTAVLGAFLLVGLSASLVASGLEYGAIAPGTTLLFGFVSLLYLCSIASVGVAWSMTVSTSPRALLATFGTYAAFVGWGDLADQLYAVITGTTLDNGPPQSGLYFFSRRLDPLSSYRVVTNSLFDVGNAAGDYTFAYATVHDGSVTNVVAAEATLSHLPWYLSAWVSLVVLLLWIVVPTGLAYWRFRSTDLY from the coding sequence ATGAACGAGAGAGTCATCGCGGCGAAGGAGTTCCGGGAACTGTTCTTCGGATATCACGGCTGGATTTGGAGCGTATTCCTGTTGTACCCAGGATACGAGATGCTGGTTTCCGAGGCGACGGTACCGTCGCTCGGAACGGTAGAAGCAGTTGCCGCGTATCAGGGACCGGTGTGCATACTCTTGGGTTTCCTCGGATGCTTTCTCACCTACCGAACGATCGTCGGAGAGCGGGAGTCGGGAACGATCTTATTCCTCATCTGCCAGGATTGTTCACGACTCGAGATCGTGCTGGGAAAGCTGCTCGGACGAACCGCAGTTCTCGGGGCATTTCTCCTCGTCGGCTTGTCGGCATCGCTCGTCGCGAGCGGTCTCGAGTACGGGGCGATCGCACCCGGGACGACGCTCCTGTTCGGTTTCGTCTCACTACTGTATCTGTGTTCGATCGCGAGCGTCGGTGTCGCGTGGTCGATGACCGTGTCGACGAGTCCGCGGGCACTGTTGGCTACCTTCGGGACCTATGCAGCGTTCGTCGGCTGGGGCGACCTCGCTGACCAACTGTACGCTGTGATCACCGGTACGACTCTCGACAATGGCCCGCCACAATCCGGTCTCTACTTCTTTAGCCGTCGTCTCGACCCGCTCAGTTCGTATCGAGTAGTAACGAATTCGCTGTTCGACGTCGGAAACGCTGCTGGCGACTACACGTTCGCATACGCAACGGTTCACGATGGCTCAGTGACGAACGTTGTGGCAGCGGAAGCGACGCTCAGCCACCTTCCGTGGTATCTGTCGGCGTGGGTCTCTCTCGTCGTTTTGCTGCTTTGGATCGTCGTTCCAACAGGTCTCGCATACTGGCGATTTCGGTCGACTGATCTCTATTAG
- a CDS encoding prenyltransferase/squalene oxidase repeat-containing protein, with amino-acid sequence MYLDDTPEERDGERALSRTQLPVAEHQRTAFIVNQSSEPNGGYTELPVQNPDLYSTYHFLAIQEHEGIDTDAAHATATEEWARELVAERFAESGPHPTSSNESVVSLSDYYYAAGILAQLSDDSAHERQVRENVSEFRLADGSYCAERLRDGACVTNSSRVLATYRAVTTLDTVDGLADDERKRTTEWVRSQWERHEIRNESSLGTEYRLLATLEALDADITEQRLYDERRSNVTEYFSGQSRPLYDNIAELENHYYLRQYYHLEDAAFNRRAIAYLNESRRADGGYNVLGYNYSDSKGTEIATRVRNAIADELEVPQRQQADIRTLLAKYRLSGGGYAPVYRQRVSAKTTHYALEIGQRFGYDERASRDRAQIDSLDESDFTRATDVESLYRHATLLEDSRSELSGAVNSTLITVFDEENRSLRDCYYAIRLSNLYEYSLNEDTIMSYVRSRQNDDGGFGSPSNTEETYYAVMIASELDATASLDPTVVDWLRNGRNESGGYHARVGGDAASVPDLYSTHASVRALSALGEKPVDPTTQRQWVDSLESPNGGFYQTKHETTTPTMQSTYWGIDLLSLLAPAAGE; translated from the coding sequence ATGTACCTGGATGATACTCCCGAGGAGCGCGATGGAGAGCGCGCGCTCTCGCGAACACAGCTACCGGTAGCCGAGCACCAACGGACGGCGTTCATCGTCAACCAGTCGAGCGAACCGAATGGGGGATACACGGAACTTCCGGTACAGAACCCGGACCTGTATTCCACGTACCACTTTTTAGCGATACAAGAGCACGAGGGGATCGATACTGACGCTGCACATGCTACCGCAACCGAAGAGTGGGCTCGCGAACTCGTCGCAGAGCGGTTTGCGGAGTCGGGGCCCCACCCGACGTCGTCCAACGAAAGCGTGGTTTCTCTTTCGGACTACTACTACGCTGCCGGTATCTTGGCACAACTCTCCGATGACAGTGCACACGAAAGACAGGTTCGCGAGAACGTCTCCGAATTCAGACTGGCCGATGGATCGTACTGTGCAGAGCGGTTGCGAGACGGAGCGTGCGTTACCAATAGTTCGCGGGTGCTTGCAACGTATCGCGCCGTCACGACGCTCGACACCGTTGACGGGCTCGCTGATGACGAACGAAAACGGACGACGGAATGGGTACGGTCCCAGTGGGAACGCCACGAAATCCGGAACGAGAGCAGTCTCGGGACGGAATATCGACTGTTGGCGACACTCGAAGCGCTGGATGCGGACATCACGGAGCAGCGGTTATACGACGAGCGTCGATCAAACGTCACGGAGTACTTTTCGGGGCAGAGCCGTCCACTGTACGACAATATCGCCGAGTTGGAGAACCACTATTACCTTCGGCAGTACTACCACCTCGAGGACGCTGCGTTCAATCGTCGTGCGATCGCGTACCTAAACGAATCTCGACGTGCAGACGGTGGATACAACGTTCTGGGATACAATTACTCGGATTCGAAGGGGACCGAAATCGCCACACGAGTTCGGAACGCAATCGCTGACGAACTCGAGGTCCCGCAGCGGCAGCAAGCGGACATACGGACGTTACTCGCGAAATACCGCCTCTCTGGTGGTGGATACGCGCCGGTTTACAGGCAGCGTGTATCCGCGAAAACGACTCACTACGCGCTCGAGATCGGTCAACGATTCGGGTACGACGAGCGTGCTAGCAGGGACCGCGCTCAGATCGATTCGCTCGACGAGAGCGATTTTACTCGAGCCACTGACGTCGAATCGCTCTATCGACACGCGACCCTTCTCGAGGATTCTCGCTCGGAACTGTCCGGGGCGGTCAATAGCACACTCATCACCGTTTTCGACGAGGAAAATCGATCGCTGCGCGACTGTTACTATGCGATTCGACTGTCGAACCTGTACGAATACAGCTTGAACGAAGACACCATCATGTCGTACGTCCGCTCCCGACAGAACGACGATGGGGGATTCGGCTCGCCATCGAACACAGAAGAGACGTACTACGCGGTGATGATCGCGTCCGAACTCGACGCAACAGCGTCGCTCGATCCGACCGTCGTCGACTGGCTTCGAAACGGTCGAAACGAGAGCGGCGGATACCACGCTCGAGTCGGCGGTGACGCAGCGTCCGTTCCCGATCTCTATAGTACGCACGCGAGCGTTCGCGCCCTCTCCGCCCTCGGCGAGAAGCCAGTCGATCCGACGACGCAACGACAGTGGGTCGACTCGCTCGAGTCGCCGAACGGTGGCTTCTACCAAACGAAGCACGAGACAACGACTCCGACGATGCAATCGACGTACTGGGGCATCGACTTGTTGTCGCTGCTCGCACCCGCTGCGGGGGAATAG